The following are from one region of the Neurospora crassa OR74A linkage group III, whole genome shotgun sequence genome:
- a CDS encoding dihydroxy-acid dehydratase, giving the protein MASNQDNKAVAPDAAAPAGQSTTTTTTNDNSERNLPKEGEYIQWRTLPAGNPDQLNRWSHFLTREHEFPGAQAMLYGAGVPNKDMMKKAPHVGIATVWWEGNPCNTHLLDLGQKVKKAVEREKMLAWQFNTIGVSDGITMGGEGMRYSLQSREIIADSIETVTCAQHHDANISIPGCDKNMPGVIMAAARHNRPFVMIYGGTMRGGHSELLDRPINIVTCYEASGAYTYGRLKPACPNSTATPSDVMDDIEQHACPGAGACGGMYTANTMATAIEAMGLTAPGSSSFPASSPEKFRECEKAAEYIKICMEKDIRPRDLLTKASFENALVLTMILGGSTNGVLHYLAMANSADVDLTLDDINRVSAKTPFLADMAPSGRYYMEDLYKVGGTPAVLKMLIAAGYIDGTIPTITGKSLAENVSDWPSLDPDQKIIRPLDNPIKSQGHIRVLYGNFSPGGAVAKITGKEGLSFTGKARCFNKEFELDAALKNSEITLEQGNQVLIVRYEGPKGGPGMPEQLKASAAIMGAGLTNVALVTDGRYSGASHGFIVGHVVPEAATGGPIALVKDGDLITIDAVRNRIDVVKTVEGVEGEEEIAKVLEERKKGWKAPKMKPTRGALAKYARLVGDASHGAVTDLGGDAY; this is encoded by the exons ATGGCTTCCAACCAAGATAATAAGGCTGTCGCTCCCGACGCCGCCGCTCCCGCCGGccagtccaccaccaccacgaccaccaacGACAACAGCGAGCGCAACTTGCCCAAAGAGGGCGAATACATCCAATGGCGTACTCTCCCAGCTGGCAACCCCGACCAGTTGAACCGCTGGTCGCACTTTTTGACTCGTGAGCATGAGTTTCCTGGAGCTCAG GCCATGCTCTACGGCGCCGGTGTCCCGAATAAGGACATGATGAAGAAGGCGCCGCATGTCGGCATTGCGACGGTCTGGTGGGAGGGCAACCCCTGCAA CACCCATTTGCTGGATCTTGGCCAAAAGGTCAAGAAGGCCGTTGAGCGCGAGAAGATGCTTGCGTGGCAGTTCAACACCATTGGTGTCTCGGATGGTATCACCATGGGCGGAGAGG GCATGCGCTACTCGCTTCAGTCTCGCGAGATCATCGCCGACTCCATCGAGACCGTGACGTGCGCTCAGCATCATGACGCCAACATCTCCATTCCCGGCTGCGACAAGAACATGCCCGGTGTCATCATGGCCGCGGCCCGCCACAACCGTCCCTTCGTCATGATCTACGGCGGCACCATGCGCGGCGGCCACTCGGAGCTCCTCGACCGCCCCATCAACATCGTCACTTGCTACGAGGCTTCCGGCGCTTACACGTATGGCCGTCTCAAGCCCGCTTGCCCCAACAGCACCGCCACCCCTTCGGACGTCATGGACGACATCGAGCAGCACGCCTGccccggcgccggcgcctgCGGCGGCATGTACACCGCCAACACCATGGCGACCGCCATCGAAGCCATGGGCCTCACCGCACCGggctcctcttctttccctgcCTCTTCGCCCGAAAAGTTCCGCGAGTGCGAAAAAGCCGCCGAGTACATCAAGATCTGTATGGAGAAGGACATTCGCCCGCGCGACCTCTTGACCAAGGCCTCGTTCGAGAACGCCCTCGTGCTCACCATGATCCTCGGCGGTTCTACCAATGGCGTTCTGCACTACCTCGCCATGGCCAACTCGGCCGACGTCGACTTGACTCTGGACGACATCAACCGCGTCTCAGCCAAGACGCCCTTTTTGGCTGACATGGCCCCCTCCGGCAGGTACTACATGGAAGACCTGTACAAAGTCGGCGGCACCCCCGCGGTCCTCAAGATGCTCATCGCCGCAGGCTATATCGATGGCACCATCCCCACTATCACCGGCAAGTCTTTGGCGGAAAACGTATCCGACTGGCCTAGTCTCGACCCCGATCAAAAAATCATCCGCCCCCTTGACAACCCCATCAAGTCCCAGGGGCATATCCGTGTCTTGTACGGAAACTTCTCCCCCGGTGGTGCGGTCGCCAAGATTACAGGCAAGGAAGGTCTCTCCTTCACCGGCAAAGCCCGTTGTTTCAACAAGGAATTCGAGCTCGACGCCGCCTTGAAGAACTCGGAAATTACCCTCGAGCAAGGAAACCAGGTCCTCATCGTGCGGTACGAAGGACCCAAAGGCGGTCCAGGTATGCCAGAGCAACTGAAGGCTTCAGCGGCGATCATGGGCGCGGGCCTGACGAATGTCGCGCTGGTGACGGATGGTCGGTACTCTGGTGCGTCGCATGGGTTTATTGTGGGCCATGTGGTCCCCGAGGCGGCGACGGGGGGGCCGATTGCGCTGGTGAAGGACGGGGATTTGATTACGATTGATGCGGTTAGGAACCGGATTGATGTCGTCAAGACTGTGGAAGGCGTCGAGGGTGAGGAAGAGATTGCCAAGGTgttggaggagagaaagaaggggtGGAAGGCGCCGAAGATGAAGCCGACGAGGGGGGCGTTGGCCAAGTATGCGAGGTTGGTGGGGGATGCGTCGCATGGGGCTGTTACTGATTTGGGTGGGGATGCCTATTAg
- a CDS encoding cell wall glucanase — MRSTTVLTLGAATALLGAGNVLADDIPTCSLDKKCPESAPCCSQYGQCGVGAYCLGGCDPRMSFSLDSCVPAPVCQDKTYKMDKASMSKIVDISEYLGDPSKADWVSQGEPLSYNDNTLLTMPKNSVGTVLASTTYMWYGSVKARLKTSRGRGVVTAFILMSDVKDEIDYEFVGSELTTAQTNYYFQGIPTYANSGNISVTDTYSNWHEYEIRWTPDQIQWLVDGQVGRTKLKSETWNATANQWDFPQTPSRVQLSIWPGGAASNAQGTIDWAGGAIQWDSEDIKNYGYYFATFGEITVQCYDAKSPPGTNKGTSYYYNSYRATNDTVVDSDKPTVLASFQGTGTDMDAGKPSGTKGGSASATKAGGSKGTSAPNSIPGAGAAPNQVPGGGSGSVSGGSGSSSSGSDGGSSAGGDSGSGASSGSSACGMNGFSQSCDDGSGSGSGGSSTKNNGVKTRDVQGASALAAVVGIVGLMVL; from the exons ATGCGTTCAACAACGGTTTTGACTTTGGGCGCTGCTACTGCCCTGCTCGGCGCAGGCAACGTCCTCGCCGATGATATCCCAACCTGCTCATTGGACAAGAAATGTCCAGAGTCGGCGCCTTGCTGTTCTC AATACGGCCAATGCGGCGTCGGCGCCTACTGCCTCGGCGGGTGCGACCCGCGCATGTCCTTCTCTCTAGACTCATGCGTGCCCGCCCCCGTCTGCCAAGACAAGACCTACAAGATGGACAAAGCCTCCATGTCCAAGATTGTCGACATCAGCGAGTACCTCGGCGACCCCTCCAAGGCCGACTGGGTCTCGCAGGGTGAGCCCCTTTCGTACAACGACAACACGCTGCTCACCATGCCCAAGAACTCGGTCGGCACCGTCCTGGCTTCCACCACGTACATGTGGTACGGCTCCGTCAAGGCGCGGCTCAAGACGTCGCGCGGCCGCGGCGTCGTGACGGCCTTCATCCTCATGTCGGACGTCAAAGACGAAATCGACTACGAGTTCGTCGGCTCCGAGCTCACGACGGCCCAAACCAACTACTACTTCCAGGGCATCCCGACGTACGCCAACAGCGGCAACATCAGCGTGACGGACACGTACTCCAACTGGCACGAGTACGAAATCCGCTGGACGCCCGACCAGATCCAGTGGCTCGTCGACGGCCAAGTCGGCCGCACAAAACTCAAGTCGGAAACATGGAACGCCACAGCCAACCAGTGGGACTTCCCGCAGACGCCGTCGCGGGTGCAGTTGTCCATTTGGCCCGGCGGCGCGGCGTCCAACGCGCAGGGCACCATTGACTGGGCGGGTGGTGCGATTCAATGGGACTCGGAAGACATCAAGAACTACGGGTACTACTTTGCTACGTTTGGAGAAATCACGGTGCAGTGCTACGACGCCAAGAGTCCACCGGGGACGAACAAGGGCACGTCGTATTACTATAACTCGTACAGAGCGACCAACGATACGGTGGTGGATAGCGATAAGCCTACGGTGCTGGCGTCGTTCCAGGGGACGGGCACGGATATGGATGCTGGCAAGCCGAGTGGGACCAAGGGCGGATCGGCGAGCGCGACCAAGGCTGGTGGAAGCAAGGGGACGTCGGCGCCGAATTCGATTCCGGGCGCGGGAGCGGCGCCTAATCAGGTGCCGGGCGGAGGGTCGGGGAGTGTCTCTGGAGGATCtggatcgtcgtcgtccggCAGTGACGGTGGCAGTTCGGCGGGTGGTGATAGTGGGAGCGGCGCGAGCAGTGGTTCGAGTGCGTGTGGAATGAATGGGTTTTCGCAGAGCTGTGatgatggaagtggaagtggaagtggcgGTTCGTCCACGAAGAATAATGGTGTCAAGACGAGGGATGTCCAGGGGGCGAGCGCGTTGGCGGCCGTGGTGGGGATTGTTGGGTTGATGGTTCTTTAA
- the cox-4 gene encoding cytochrome c oxidase polypeptide IV, which produces MLLSRTAVAVARRATAAPALRRSIATTVVRCNAETKPVPHIKRLSEIKTKDDLFGPGAAPGTVPTDLEQATGLERLEILGKMEGVDVFDMKPLDASRRGTMENPISVRSAGDEQYAGCTGFPADSHNVIWLTMTRERPVERCPECGNVYKMDYVGPQDDHAHDHGHDHHGFEEPKTFADYVKPEYW; this is translated from the exons ATGCTCCTGTCCCGcaccgccgtcgccgtcgcccgCCGGGCCACCGCTGCCCCCGCTCTCCGTCGCAGCATCGCCACCACCGTTGTGCGCT GCAACGCCGAGACCAAGCCTGTCCCCCACATCAAGCGTCTCTCCG AGATCAAGACCAAGGATGACCTCTTCGGCCCCGGTGCCGCCCCCGGCACTGTCCCCACCGATCTCGAGCAGGCCACCGGTCTCGAGCGTCTCGAAATTCTCGGCAAGATGGAGGGCGTCGACGTTTTCGACATGAAGCCCCTTGATGCCTCCCGCAGGG GCACCATGGAGAACCCCATCTCCGTCCGCTCCGCCGGTGATGAGCAGTACGCCGGTTGCACTGGCTTCCCTGCCGACTCCCACAACGTCATCTGGCTCACC ATGACCCGCGAGCGCCCCGTCGAGCGCTGCCCCGAGTGCGGCAACGTCTACAAGATGGACTACGTCGGTCCCCAGGACGACCACGCCCACGACCACGGCCACGACCACCACGGCTTCGAGGAGCCCAAGACCTTTGCCGACTACGTCAAGCCCGAGTACTGGTAA
- a CDS encoding interferon-induced GTP-binding protein Mx2, whose amino-acid sequence MKLKRSLPETTTATPSTMGSEIKPPASGILTSPDRLRKIDQLREKNIDVILPLPTLVAVGDQSSGKSSLLESVTGIPFPRGQELCTRYATQITHRRDPEVQIIITIIPAPQSTEAEKATLRSYRKELSSTTELRDQFAKILDEVNVYMKIKTDKNPEGEKTFSRDILKIEKCGPTEDYLTVIDVPGIFRLTSKGQTTESDRNLVRDMVTGFIKDKRTIILAVLPANVDVMTQEILALAEQYDPDGERTLGVLTKPDLVIERSAKEAVCNLVTGRKKALNLGYYLVKNRGGDDDDDSKDDSGIRRKERDLFQQSPWCNLPQERVGVAALRERLQDLLGEITDKAYPELRSEARKKLAEAREQQDALGPPRQTEREQQQYLAQIAAKFQQIVRAALEANYSTHSAFDEHGLRLISQVVTVIDIFNRQMRQKGHTYSFGKIDTGEWGSSDNKADDSEEEENASEHGTEQNIATNAKEVRRAFPELESIIHMVEEPSAEFTVQQDNSNWIRNMYHESRGVELGTFSPIVLASAFREQTTKWSLMTEHHLSDIILSIHKFIISILKIVCSDSKLFEAIKSILMDDLLARYAKGMDYAKFLVQVEREKKPYTVNHYFSSNLQKARGDRVAEALQNKRYYDSNCVSVEYAVKFEHVSTAITNKSNEQHAQDDIHDILKSYYKVSRKRFVDNVWLYAVDHHLLSGPNSPLTLFSEQWVLGLDEDSLNAIAGESRTTRDKRKELTKKIADLEEALRILK is encoded by the exons ATGAAACTTAAACGCTCTTTGCCCGAGACCACAACAGCAACTCCTTCTACAATGGGTTCTGAGATCAAGCCCCCTGCCTCAGGCATCCTGACCAGCCCTGATCGTCTCCGCAAGATTGATCAGTTGCGTGAAAAGAACATCGATGTCATCTTGCCGTTGCCTACACTGGTTGCGGTCGGTGACCAAAGCTCTGGCAAGTCTTCCTTGCTCGAGAGCGTCACTGGCATTCCGTTCCCTCGCGGCCAGGAACTCTGCACCCGTTATGCAACTCAAATCACCCACCGCCGCGATCCTGAGGTGCAGAttatcatcaccatcatccctGCCCCTCAGAGTACCGAAGCGGAAAAGGCCACCCTCAGGTCTTACCGCAAGGAGCTTTCCTCGACCACCGAGCTCCGTGACCAGTTTGCCAAGATTCTTGATGAG GTCAACGTCTATATGAAGATCAAGACAGACAAGAACCCTGAAGGAGAGAAGACCTTTTCTAGGGACATCTTGAAGATTGAGAAATGCGGCCCCACTGAGGACTATCTCACCGTCATCGACGTTCCCGGCATCTTCCGCCTGACCTCCAAAGGACAAACAACAGAGAGTGATCGCAACCTTGTTCGAGACATGGTCACCGGCTTTATCAAGGACAAACGGACCATCATCCTTGCCGTCTTGCCTGCCAATGTGGATGTGATGACGCAGGAGATCCTGGCTCTGGCCGAACAATACGACCCGGATGGAGAGCGCACCCTCGGTGTCCTCACCAAGCCTGATTTGGTCATTGAGCGCAGTGCCAAAGAGGCGGTTTGCAACCTCGTCacgggaaggaagaaagccCTCAACCTTGGCTACTACCTTGTCAAGAACCGTGgaggtgatgacgacgatgactcTAAAGATGACTCGGGTATTCGccggaaagaaagagatcTCTTCCAGCAGAGTCCTTGGTGTAACTTGCCGCAAGAGCGCGTGGGAGTTGCAGCACTTCGTGAGAGGCTCCAGGATCTTCTGGGTGAGATCACGGACAAGGCGTATCCTGAGCTTCGTTCTGAAGCGCGCAAGAAGCTCGCCGAGGCTCGGGAACAACAAGATGCGCTTGGCCCTCCGCGACAGACGGAGCGCGAGCAACAGCAGTATCTTGCTCAGATCGCAGCCAAATTCCAGCAAATCGTTCGTGCAGCTCTCGAAGCCAACTACTCCACTCATTCAGCGTTTGATGAGCATGGCTTGAGGCTGATTTCTCAGGTAGTAACCGTCATAGACATTTTCAACAGGCAGATGAGACAAAAGGGCCACACATACTCCTTTGGAAAGATTGATACAGGGGAGTGGGGTAGTTCAGACAACAAAGCGGATGacagtgaagaagaagaaaatgcTTCAGAGCACGGTACAGAGCAGAACATCGCAACCAACGCGAAGGAAGTTCGCCGAGCATTTCCGGAGTTGGAGAGCATTATTCACATGGTGGAGGAACCGAGTGCTGAATTCACCGTCCAGCAAGACAACAGTAATTGGATCCGGAACATGTACCATGAATCTCGTGGTGTCGAACTCGGCACCTTCAGCCCCATTGTTCTCGCTAGCGCTTTCCGGGAGCAAACTACCAAATGGAGCCTAATGACGGAGCACCATCTCAGCGATATAATCCTGAGCATTCACAAGTTTATCATTAGCATCCTCAAGATTGTTTGCTCGGATAGCAAGCTCTTTGAGGCGATCAAGTCCATCCTCATGGATGATTTACTGGCGAGGTACGCGAAGGGCATGGACTATGCCAAGTTTTTGGTCCAGGTGGAACGCGAGAAGAAGCCCTACACCGTCAACCACTACTTCAGCAGCAACCTCCAGAAAGCTCGCGGGGATCGGGTCGCCGAGGCCCTGCAGAACAAGCGTTACTATGATAGCAACTGTGTGAGTGTCGAATATGCGGTCAAATTCGAACACGTCAGTAcggccatcaccaacaaaaGCAACGAGCAGCATGCCCAAGATGACATCCACGACATCCTCAAGAGCTACTACAAAGTGTCCCGCAAGCGCTTTGTCGACAACGTGTGGCTCTATGCGGTTGATCATCACTTGCTCTCTGGACCCAACAGTCCCTTGACGCTCTTTTCGGAACAGTGGGTGTTGGGATTGGATGAGGACTCGTTAAATGCTATTGCGGGCGAGTCCCGCACTACCAGAGACAAGCGAAAGGAGTTGACCAAGAAGATTGCTGATTTGGAGGAGGCGTTGAGGATTTTGAAGTAG